From the genome of Sporomusa sphaeroides DSM 2875:
TTCCGGCAGGGCGGGCAAGGCTTTGGCCTTGGCAATCAGCGCGCTGAAATCCCGGCCGGTAATATGCTCACAGCCCTCCATACCGGCTACGCCGCTGGTAAACAGGCGTTCCCGGTAAGACTCCTTGACAGGCATGATGCAGTTAGTTGTGACCAAAATAGCACCAGGGAAGGCGGCAAATTCGGTTTGCTGGTTTTGCCAGGCCGTACCATAGTTAGCTACCAGGTGCGGGAATTTTTGCAGTTCCGGGTAGGCATGGGCGGGGAGCATCTCACCATGGGTGTAGATATTGATTCCCATACCTTCGGTTTGTTTAAGTAGTTCGTAGAGGTCGAGGATATCATGGCCGGTGATTAAAATACCGTGACCTGCCTTGGTGCCTGTTGATACCTTAGTGGGCACCGGGTTGCCAAAACGTTCGGTATGTGCTTTATCCAACAGTTCCATTACGCGGTAATTCATTTCGCCGCATTTCATTACCATATCAATATGGCGTTCCAGGCTAAAATCAACATTGGTTAGCGTAAAAAACATGGCATCATGGACAAATGCGTCAACTCGTTCATCACGGGCTCCAAGCTCGCGGGCATGGTAAGCGTAGGCGGCAATGCCTTTAAGACCAAAGGTCAGAATATCCTGCAAGCTTTGCAGGTCTTCATTTTTACCGCATACACCCACTTTGGTGCAGCCGGTTCCATTGGCGGTCTGTTCACATTGATGACAAAACATACTCATATCGTTAAACCTCCGTATTTAGTAGTATTGATAATTACAGTATAAAGAAAAGAGGCGTGGCTGCCTGTGATATAAATCATATAAACCTGTGATATTGCTGCTAAATTTATCCGATGACTTAGTCCCAGACGGACAAATGATAAGAAGCCGCCTGGTTAGGCGGCTTCCGGCTTGTTAGAGGGACAGGTTCATTTTTCCTAATACTTTTCCGGCTTGGTCGATAAAGGTTACATTAATAGCCTTGCCGGTCTCGAATATACTGCGGTCAACAAGTACATGGGCGGAAGGATTCACATAATCCATGGTCATCGGCGCACCAGGCTTGGGGCTTTTTGTTCTTAC
Proteins encoded in this window:
- the hcp gene encoding hydroxylamine reductase translates to MSMFCHQCEQTANGTGCTKVGVCGKNEDLQSLQDILTFGLKGIAAYAYHARELGARDERVDAFVHDAMFFTLTNVDFSLERHIDMVMKCGEMNYRVMELLDKAHTERFGNPVPTKVSTGTKAGHGILITGHDILDLYELLKQTEGMGINIYTHGEMLPAHAYPELQKFPHLVANYGTAWQNQQTEFAAFPGAILVTTNCIMPVKESYRERLFTSGVAGMEGCEHITGRDFSALIAKAKALPALPEQAGSSLMTGFHHTAVLGLADKIVDAVKSGKIKRFFLVGGCDGAKPGRNYYTQLVEQIPQDCVVLTVACGKYRFNHLDLGDIDGIPRLLDLGQCNNSYSGIQIALALAKAFNCGVNDLPLTLILSWYEQKAVAILLTLLSLGVKNIRVGPTPPAFMSPNVLKVLQDNYNLQLITTPDQDLQAIFGSTPAAANAANPEPVAEPSFWGRIAAFLGFK